A DNA window from Choristoneura fumiferana chromosome 2, NRCan_CFum_1, whole genome shotgun sequence contains the following coding sequences:
- the LOC141445664 gene encoding uncharacterized protein isoform X4, whose amino-acid sequence MRASVWCALALTLLAATGALRPTQAERTARISRRPPLTASTEERPATVEDASTPRTRGSRRREEPVRHVARSRTRTRPAEVDTNEPEAKSANGNNERFDSRRSYSRTRNRTVADLDSPKANVIRSRTRFSRPAPTPSTITTQVPEVSSPIIDERKIEVINSTLDEISKMVFKEESGAPVPKAPAEFPRRNSAARKRGRVTARANERSDLASSGTTNSISISEKGPTTDKMIDLRNSRKLRYKQRLSETDTNLTGLGITSSNQVIQSSQKGSSPSQETLPSAPSAAIVENLQQSTESNLLKTTTLKVMRIVRRPVQRGKGNFKPSPSEILPKKRSDEVSEDDNYPEPFKALLQAKNASTQASSPASESLSVKASQKVYKTYTPTQQSTFTSPGRNKYTRLRSKLNADEESKKEDKPEESTAAPRVSSTRQPEHKYRSSYTTRNRKFSTQSTSTTAANTIDQNTEKPVHKFNRKLKLTTESPVNEPKVNIKRMETNNLLKRTLNRTPYSRRNVSKSDVAPPTNDSNLNIGSALESIAKHKASLPRTSYYSRQRNSKISAPSTEEPFKESNSVADSADRKNEDNADMPLIFTLLKPTDTPQNDTVENENQTDKALNTFVIAVTSKESQETSTENEMTSNAVDDSGAKPIVDIYPTPKYHATYTVPQSTIGEERKIENPVSTLPINNIQTRKFGRAKTNLRSQSNEVPNDLPTRDRGSGKFTDAYSKPTEASTNGIIPDMEKNTNKHRFSSKYRAAYLEKPIYRATVPTVTPSTIEGEDFQIGPDMNAISFTQTRSPAELLKLSESLVKPSHVMKVEASQHSQSVTVSIFDALAEILTSTPRNRLSSTTEVNKKQNINTDLIQALNGVSNNINVNSRVLPSQDTLSLNVNLNTNTNVQNTDLTPNVNNPLVAAGAPPTLTTPQASPTPPPTTPVSARRPFAFKVLYSEPTDKLTTAPEPTSNQPTTDNPTMVYNTVSDLLLSNNNVVSSELTSMLSSNINNILRNMDNRTKSRLSADMAKILKSVIPRAIDGLDDNADSIPNTTPYSLDEIKDTENVNFDVNFNTNNSVSLNLSQDKFLASNVNITLGAVNATVAQSDSPTPVNISSLSQESQTTLANLDKMNLSTEATILQSTNAKLATSFDTIDNDSIVVDSDINNGIIPNNPIVPIPFFTNSQINDFVDTDTGNANNMSDLKIQPITFSTVPATTSRIDDDSNIQEINDVTPLQLWILSKKAKVLKMIEDLLREHNDELANATALTQMFGQTNNSPISARLTEIMSTMNTTTGTTDTTNDSILSTTPFLPSPFSDPSSNNSSDILNTSGTSSEVSVTSTESLPTVSTRLTEISTSTFSTSSNAESATDPLSTTEAAVELSNRSLDESTEPTTAGVTSTQSTETVTTTDIATTTQADEEVSTQNNMETTTEVDLETTTATNEQTNNASASGNQSNINNQSTIPKKDYVIFGILPNNTVVRKNPNDDILESLTEASPYIVYGVLPNNTVIRKFPNGTRVPRIMQKIDILPISPWSLRNPYSPIHNNPAIVRPQSNPIRVSINVETSTSNNETDRLTTTDTVNNLQNMTKQIRTEKPGEGNDNAVFKFIPIDEVTVRSQNSNVLKLASSKSPTTTEASQTIGVTEPITESNTQTPQIPTLIPTDDDPTTTVQAPAGTTIDTSSESITMTSMLTTASTEAISTPVTVTETPTTLVTTTMAPTTTTPTTTTITPTTTTTTPLPVTTTTEATTSTTPAATTTVTTTTEAATTTTTTTTAAPTSIAETETIPTSTVAATATVAITKEEAKRYQDDAALLQAFLNGTERIPKKLNSNSLDQSTGTPSINTKTTLAMTTVQNDEDKFLQELLSIAGKNPHALTIPNIGGNIKLNNRVQTTTVRSIEDDIRQFEEDTKLLKALLQATGQNPANFNIPSLDIKTTTVPSTTETATTPKPQTTTPSVQPDAKQLQLQENAKLLQVLLQATGQSNSNLPIPVISGITSNVRIASNPYTTSLGSNPTTPINVRPVYTTLNTSPVPIPTTISTSTITVPTTFQTRNTESTTIRISTTFPPFNQRRRQSTTTAVPSESTTVLTARRVPASQFTVTTEIPTSSTFSVEEDLAFLNNLKSVLNTNTNTADPEAALANRIIALAVEKSLSEIKSGKSTERTGKNIIPTTTPRTTTTTTTTTTTTTPRPTTNVPSTPSIEDDIRQFQEDTKLLQALLKATGQDPSKLNLPTLPNVNSNVSPKLPPNVNNDLNLLSNLLASPSPLNEPFDSLTQRPKVTTTRPFGAKIAVKDDLKNTQDDEKLLQTLIQLQGAQETTTLRSKIAITGQSSDEALKKLIQQAKPTGMVQEATKMPIAISTEYGKSNDALLAALLKEQGFGPTTASSLDEQLRLAALLNQVVVTPKARRTTTPPPPPAPRRPILDGLAWLWQTWRETGSGTGAKRPNRRPDPAPTASVSASQATSNRVNWFGSGPFVGNADTQPTSNRIPLEPPRAVTSEQTPGRGQLVSAAINVTRAFSQFLGAAIQGAAQTVQNVIRAGQRAATDVYTNGSGASG is encoded by the exons GCTGAAAGGACGGCGCGGATAAGTAGAAGACCGCCATTAACTGCGTCAACAGAAGAAAGACCTGCCACAGTAGAGGATGCATCGACCCCTAGAACAAGGGGATCAAGGAGAAGAGAAGAGCCCGTACGGCATGTGGCACGGTCCAGGACGAGAACCAGGCCTGCAGAAGTAGATACCAATGAACCTGAAGCTAAATCAGCGAATGGGAACAACGAACGATTCGATTCACGAAGGTCGTACAGTCGAACCCGTAACAGGACTGTGGCTGATCTAGATAGCCCTAAAGCTAATGTGATAAGAAGCAGGACGCGGTTCAGCAGACCAGCACCAACACCGTCCACGATAACAACTCAAGTACCAGAGGTCAGTTCTCCGATAATTGATGAAAGAAAAATTGAAGTCATCAACTCAACATTAGATGAAATCTCAAAAATGGTTTTCAAAGAAGAATCGGGTGCACCAGTTCCTAAAGCTCCCGCAGAATTTCCACGCAGAAACTCCGCTGCAAGAAAACGTGGACGCGTTACTGCAAGAGCAAACGAAAGATCAGATCTCGCTAGCTCAGGAACAACTAATTCCATTTCTATTTCTGAAAAAGGTCCAACAACAGATAAAATGATAGATTTAAGAAATTCTCGAAAACTAAGGTACAAACAGCGTTTATCTGAAACTGATACAAATTTAACGGGTCTTGGGATCACATCTTCCAACCAAGTCATACAATCTAGTCAAAAAGGAAGCTCTCCTAGTCAAGAGACTCTTCCATCTGCTCCATCTGCGGCCATCGTGGAAAATCTCCAACAAAGTACTGAATCTAATCTATTGAAAACTACAACTTTGAAAGTTATGAGGATAGTTAGACGTCCCGTACAGAGAGGAAAGGGAAATTTTAAACCATCTCCATCTGAAATTCTTCCAAAAAAACGCTCGGACGAAGTAAGCGAAGATGATAACTATCCTGAACCTTTCAAAGCCTTATTGCAAGCTAAAAATGCTTCG ACACAAGCTAGCTCTCCAGCCAGTGAGAGTTTGTCAGTGAAAGCATCCCAAAAAGTTTACAAAACTTACACACCAACACAACAGTCAACATTTACTAGCCCTGGTAGAAACAAGTACACGCGG CTGCGCTCAAAATTAAACGCAGATGAAGAATCAAAGAAAGAAGACAAACCTGAGGAGAGTACAGCAGCTCCGAGGGTATCTTCCACTAGGCAACCAGAGCACAAGTACCGGTCATCATATACAACAAGAAACCGAAAATTTAGTACACAATCTACGTCCACAACAGCTGCTAATACAATTGATCAGAACACTGAGAAACCAGTTCACAAATTTAATAGAAAACTAAAGTTGACTACAGAATCCCCTGTAAATGAACCTAAAGTAAACATTAAACGTATGGAAACTAATAATTTGTTGAAAAGGACTTTGAACAGAACTCCTTATTCGAGAAGAAATGTAAGTAAAAGTGACGTAGCGCCTCCAACTAATGACAGTAATCTCAACATCGGAAGTGCGCTTGAAAGTATTGCTAAACATAAAGCTTCATTGCCTAGAACATCATATTACTCTCGGCAAAGAAATAGTAAAATAAGTGCACCTTCAACTGAGGAACCTTTCAAAGAAAGCAATAGTGTCGCTGACTCGGCAGATAGAAAAAATGAAGACAACGCAGATATGcctttaatatttacattattgaAACCTACTGATACTCCACAAAATGATACCGTAGAAAATGAAAATCAAACAGATAAAGCGCTTAACACGTTTGTCATAGCTGTTACTAGTAAAGAGTCTCAAGAAACTAGTACTGAAAATGAAATGACGTCTAATGCAGTCGACGACAGCGGAGCAAAACCTATTGTTGACATTTACCCTACACCTAAATATCACGCTACTTACACCGTGCCTCAATCAACAATTGGGGAAGAAAGGAAAATTGAAAATCCGGTTTCTACGTTaccaataaataatatacaaactAGAAAGTTTGGAAGAGCAAAAACAAATCTTAGAAGTCAGAGCAATGAAGTTCCAAATGATTTGCCAACGAGAGACAGAGGTTCCGGAAAATTTACTGATGCTTACTCAAAACCTACAGAAGCTTCTACTAACGGG ATAATTCCAGatatggaaaaaaatacaaacaaacatagattTAGCTCTAAATATCGAGCTGCATATTTAGAAAAACCAATTTACAGAGCAACTGTACCAACAGTAACGCCATCAACT ATAGAGGGAGAAGACTTTCAAATAGGGCCAGACATGAATGCTATATCGTTTACTCAGACACGAAGTCCGGctgaattattaaaattgtcaGAGAGTCTGGTCAAACCATCACACGTCATGAAAGTTGAGGCATCACAACACTCGCAGTCAGTTACTGTATCAATATTTGATGCTTTAGCTGAAATTCTTACTTCCACACCTAGAAACAGATTATCATCAACAACAgaagtaaacaaaaaacaaaacattaatacTGATCTAATACAAGCACTCAACGGCGTGAGTAACAACATTAATGTAAATAGCAGAGTTTTGCCAAGCCAAGACACGTTGTCGTTGAATGTTAATTTAAACACAAATACTAATGTACAAAACACTGATCTGACACCAAATGTGAATAACCCGTTGGTTGCGGCTGGCGCTCCGCCGACGCTGACGACGCCTCAGGCATCACCCACACCCCCTCCTACTACTCCCGTCTCTGCAAGGAGACCTTTTGCCTTTAAAGTCTTGTATTCAGAGCCAACAGACAAACTTACGACTGCACCCGAACCCACATCAAACCAGCCAACGACTGACAACCCAACAATGGTATATAACACTGTTTCTGATCTTTTGTTGTCCAATAACAATGTAGTGTCATCTGAACTAACCAGCATGTTGTCAAGTAATATTAACAATATACTACGGAATATGGACAATAGGACTAAATCTAGGTTGTCTGCAGACATggctaaaatattaaaatctgtGATCCCTAGAGCTATTGACGGTTTAGATGATAATGCCGATTCCATACCAAATACCACACCATATAGCTTGGATGAGATTAAAGACACAGAAAATGTAAACTTTGATGTAAATTTCAACACAAATAACTCTGTGTCTTTAAATCTCTCTCAAGATAAGTTCCTTGCTAGCAATGTAAATATCACACTGGGTGCTGTAAATGCAACAGTTGCACAGTCTGATTCCCCAACACCcgtaaatatttcaagtttgTCACAAGAAAGTCAAACGACATTAGCTAATTTGGATAAAATGAATTTGTCAACTGAAGCAACAATTTTACAGTCTACTAATGCCAAATTAGCTACGTCGTTTGATACTATTGATAACGATAGCATTGTTGTAGATAGCGATATTAACAATGGAATCATACCCAATAACCCAATTGTTCCAATCCCATTTTTCACAAACTcccaaataaatgattttgttgACACGGATACAGGTAACGCAAACAACATGTCCGACTTGAAAATTCAACCTATAACTTTTAGTACAGTACCCGCGACAACATCTCGAATTGACGATGATTCCAACATTCAGGAAATCAATGACGTTACACCTCTTCAACTATGGATATTGTCGAAAAAAGCTAAGGTTTTAAAAATGATCGAAGACTTATTACGTGAGCACAATGATGAACTGGCTAATGCGACTGCACTGACTCAGATGTTTGGACAAACAAATAACTCTCCAATATCGGCACGACTGACTGAAATTATGAGTACTATGAACACGACGACTGGTACTACTGACACAACGAACGATTCTATTCTATCAACTACACCTTTTCTTCCTTCACCTTTTTCTGATCCATCCTCAAACAATTCTTCTGATATCCTCAATACAAGTGGTACGTCGTCAGAAGTATCTGTTACTAGTACTGAATCGCTCCCAACAGTATCAACTCGTTTGACCGAGATAAGTACGAGTACATTTTCTACATCAAGCAATGCAGAGAGTGCTACGGACCCATTATCAACAACAGAAGCAGCTGTTGAATTGTCTAATAGGTCATTAGACGAGTCTACAGAGCCAACAACTGCTGGAGTGACAAGTACTCAAAGCACTGAAACAGTAACAACTACAGATATTGCAACCACAACACAAGCAGACGAAGAAGTATCTACTCAAAATAACATGGAAACGACCACTGAGGTAGACCTAGAAACAACAACAGCTACTAATGAACAGACAAACAATGCTTCAGCATCTGGTAATCAATCTAACATAAATAATCAATCAACAATTCCGAAAAAAGATTATGTTATATTCGGCATACTGCCTAACAATACGGTGGTACGTAAAAATCCTAACGACGACATACTGGAATCATTAACTGAGGCAAGCCCTTACATCGTTTATGGCGTGCTACCCAATAACACAGTAATACGCAAATTCCCGAATGGAACCAGAGTGCCACGAATCATGCAAAAAATTGACATACTACCAATCAGCCCATGGAGTTTGAGGAATCCATACAGCCCCATCCATAATAATCCGGCCATAGTCAGACCACAGTCTAACCCCATCCGTGTATCCATTAATGTAGAGACATCCACATCCAATAACGAAACGGATCGTTTAACTACCACCGACACTGTAAATAACCTACAAAATATG ACAAAGCAAATTCGCACTGAAAAACCTGGTGAAGGAAACGACAACGCAGTTTTCAAATTTATACCAATTGACGAAGTGACTGTTCGATCTCAAAACTCGAATGTATTAAAATTAGCTTCCAGCAAATCACCTACAACAACTGAAGCAAGTCAAACTATAGGTGTAACGGAACCAATTACCGAATCTAATACACAAACACCACAAATTCCAACATTGATACCGACTGATGATGATCCGACAACCACTGTTCAAGCACCTGCAGGAACAACCATAGATACCAGCTCAGAATCCATAACAATGACAAGCATGCTGACAACAGCCTCTACTGAAGCTATTTCTACTCCAGTAACTGTCACTGAAACGCCGACCACCTTGGTAACTACTACTATGGCTCCGACTACTACAACTCCAACAACAACTACTATAActccaacaacaacaactacaaCTCCACTTCCAGTGACAACTACTACCGAAGCAACAACATCTACTACGCCAGCTGCAACGACTACTGTAACTACTACTACAGAAGCAGCAACAACCACTACCACTACGACTACAGCAGCACCAACAAGTATAGCTGAAACTGAAACCATACCGACCTCAACAGTTGCCGCTACTGCTACCGTTGCAATAACTAAAGAAGAGGCTAAGAGATATCAAGACGATGCTGCTTTACTACAAGCATTCTTAAATGGGACAGAACGTATACCTAAGAAATTAAATTCTAACAGTTTAGATCAAAGCACTGGAACTCCTTCAATTAATACAAAGACCACTCTTGCAATGACAACAGTACAAAATGATGAAGACAAATTCTTGCAAGAGCTCCTGTCTATTGCTGGAAAAAATCCTCATGCTTTGACAATACCAAACATTGGAggcaacataaaattaaataacagagTTCAGACTACAACCGTTCGTTCAATAGAAGATGATATAAGGCAGTTTGAGGAAGACACTAAATTATTAAAAGCATTACTACAAGCCACGGGTCAAAATCCAGCCAATTTTAACATACCATCTTTAGACATTAAAACAACAACAGTGCCATCTACAACAGAAACTGCTACAACACCCAAACCACAGACAACAACACCATCCGTACAACCAGATGCAAAACAATTGCAACTCCAAGAGAATGCTAAACTTTTACAAGTGTTACTTCAGGCTACCGGTCAAAGCAACTCAAACCTTCCCATTCCTGTTATATCAGGAATAACATCAAACGTAAGAATAGCATCTAACCCTTACACTACATCGCTTGGGTCAAATCCAACTACTCCAATAAACGTACGGCCTGTATACACGACATTAAACACATCGCCCGTGCCTATACCAACAACGATTTCAACTAGTACTATCACTGTGCCTACTACGTTTCAGACCCGCAATACTGAGTCTACGACGATTAGGATATCTACTACATTCCCGCCTTTTAATCAGAGAAGAAGGCAATCAACCACAACAGCTGTACCCTCAGAGTCCACAACTGTACTAACTGCGCGAAGGGTGCCAGCATCTCAATTCACAGTTACAACCGAGATTCCTACGTCATCAACGTTCTCTGTTGAGGAGGACTTGGCTTTCCTGAACAACTTG AAATCGGTTCTCAATACTAATACAAATACTGCGGATCCTGAAGCAGCACTGGCAAACCGAATCATAGCTCTTGCAGTAGAGAAAAGTTTGAGTGAAATAAAATCGGGAAAATCTACTGAACGTAccggaaaaaatattattcccacGACCACTCCtagaacaacaacaacaacgacgacgacgacgacaaCGACAACACCTCGTCCAACAACAAATGTTCCAAGTACACCTTCAATTGAAGATGATATAAGACAATTTCAAGAAGATACTAAGCTACTACAGGCTTTATTAAAAGCCACAGGGCAAGATCCATCTAAGTTAAATTTACCAACTCTTCCAAACGTGAACTCTAACGTGAGTCCTAAACTACCACCAAACGTTAACAACGACTTAAATCTTCTATCAAACCTTCTCGCTTCACCTTCACCGCTTAATGAGCCTTTTGACTCTCTAACGCAAAGACCGAAAGTTACAACTACAAGGCCATTTGGTGCAAAGATTGCGGTTAAAGATGATCTGAAAAATACGCAAGACGATGAAAAGTTATTACAGACTTTGATACAGTTACAGGGCGCGCAAGAAACGACGACTTTAAGGAGTAAAATTGCTATAACTG gGCAATCATCAGACGAAGCATTAAAAAAGCTGATTCAGCAGGCAAAGCCGACAGGTATGGTGCAAGAAGCAACAAAAATGCCGATTGCCATCAGCACGGAGTATGGAAAGAGCAACGACGCGTTGCTGGCTGCTCTGCTAAAGGAACAAGGCTTTGGACCTACCACCGCCAGTTCTCTGGATGAGCAACTCCGCCTCGCC GCATTGCTCAATCAAGTGGTAGTGACGCCGAAAGCTAGACGAACGACgacgccgccaccgccgcctgCACCGAGAAGACCTATCTTGGACGGCCTAGCGTGGCTCTGGCAGACGTGGAGGGAAACGGGGTCAGGAACAGGAGCCAAAAGACCTAATAGAAGACCTGATCCCGCTCCTACGGCTTCGGTCTCTGCTTCCCAAGCAACGAGCAATAGAGTCAACTGGTTTGGCTCGGGCCCATTTGTAGGGAATGCAGACACACAGCCGACCTCAAACAGA